ATTGTTTAATACATATCCCTTTAAATGATTTTGTGTTGCGATTTTATATACAAAAGGGCGGAATCCAACCCCTTGAACAATGCCGGTTAAGTTTAGAATATAGGTTTTTTCCATTATTTTTTGAAGCATAAGCAAAAATGGATTAAAACAAGGTTAAAATTTTACTTTTAGAGCTTTTGAGTAATATTTGGAGGTTTGTAATGTTGCAGGGAATTTATGCCATTAGTGATGAAATCCTTACGCCCTATCAAGAGATTTTTGCAATGTTGCAAAAGGCTATTGAAGGCGGGATTAGTATTTTTCAATTTCGCGATAAAAGCCATCAAGATAATCAAATCGAATCTTTGGTAGCAGAATTAATGGATTATTGCGAACAAGAGCAGATTTTGTTTGTATTAAATGACAGAATCGAGCTTGCAATGAAACTTCAAACAAAGGGTTTGCATATAGGAAAAAAGCAGGAAGTGCATCCTTATAGTTTGGAAGAATTGTATATGATTCGCAAAAGTTATGGGGGGATTTTGGGTATTTCGTGTTATGGGGATTTGCAGTTAGCGCAAAATGCCAAAGAGATTGGGGCAGATTATATTGCTTTTGGATCTTGCTTTGCTTCTCCGACAAAAACACAGGCTAAGGTGATTTCTCTAGATTTATTTCAAAAGATTCAAGGGATTAAAAAATGTGCTATTGGCGGAATTAATCAGCAAAATATTCATCAATTGCAAAATGTAGATATGGTAGCGTGTATTAGTAGCATTTGGAAGGGAGATATTATTAAAAATATTGATAATCTTAAGAGAAATTGGAAAAACCTTTGAAATAGTGTTATAATGAAAAACAAAAAGACAAAAAAGGAAAACAAT
This portion of the Helicobacter canadensis MIT 98-5491 genome encodes:
- a CDS encoding thiamine phosphate synthase; translation: MLQGIYAISDEILTPYQEIFAMLQKAIEGGISIFQFRDKSHQDNQIESLVAELMDYCEQEQILFVLNDRIELAMKLQTKGLHIGKKQEVHPYSLEELYMIRKSYGGILGISCYGDLQLAQNAKEIGADYIAFGSCFASPTKTQAKVISLDLFQKIQGIKKCAIGGINQQNIHQLQNVDMVACISSIWKGDIIKNIDNLKRNWKNL